From candidate division WOR-3 bacterium, one genomic window encodes:
- a CDS encoding pyridoxine 5'-phosphate synthase, whose amino-acid sequence MRTLSVNIDHIATLRQARQEPFPDPVQAAALVELGGADGITVHLRQDRRHINDRDVKLLRQTIKTELTVEMAAKPDLIRFACKVKPDQVTLVPELVTEVTTTRGLDVVKEAKRLRQVVVLLKRAGIRVSLFVDPEPRQVVAAAKIGAQVVELNTDRYSKEPGHREFRLQELETAAQTAIQHGLTVHVGHGLDYQNVVPILQGNWAQGFSIGFAIVSRAVFVGLKQAVRDMKHLLEVYA is encoded by the coding sequence TTGAGAACGCTATCTGTTAATATCGACCACATTGCAACGCTGCGGCAGGCACGGCAGGAGCCATTTCCTGACCCGGTTCAGGCGGCAGCGCTGGTTGAATTAGGCGGCGCCGATGGTATTACGGTCCATCTGCGGCAGGACCGGCGGCATATAAACGACCGGGATGTGAAACTTCTGCGTCAGACGATAAAGACGGAACTCACCGTGGAGATGGCGGCAAAACCGGATTTAATACGGTTTGCCTGCAAAGTGAAACCGGACCAGGTAACTTTGGTCCCGGAGCTGGTGACCGAGGTTACGACAACCAGGGGTCTGGATGTAGTTAAGGAGGCAAAGCGGTTGCGGCAAGTGGTTGTATTACTAAAACGTGCCGGTATCAGGGTCAGTTTATTTGTCGACCCGGAGCCCCGGCAGGTGGTTGCGGCAGCCAAAATCGGGGCGCAGGTTGTAGAGTTGAATACCGACCGTTACAGTAAAGAGCCCGGGCACAGGGAGTTTCGTCTTCAGGAGTTGGAAACTGCCGCCCAGACCGCAATCCAGCACGGGTTAACGGTTCATGTAGGCCATGGGTTGGATTACCAGAATGTTGTGCCAATTCTGCAAGGGAATTGGGCGCAGGGGTTTTCCATCGGTTTTGCAATTGTGAGCCGGGCGGTGTTTGTGGGCCTGAAACAGGCGGTTAGAGATATGAAGCATTTACTGGAGGTGTACGCTTGA
- a CDS encoding competence/damage-inducible protein A produces the protein MAERTSGAEIVVVGDEVVAGRVVDTNSAVIARQLAKIGIETQKVVRVRDDEEAIKKAVAGALVCSRLIFVCGGLGPTPDDKTLPAVAELIERRLTVHQESLERIDRFLSRRGIKTPELAKRQAFIIEGATVFENPAGMVPGMVVEHQNSTLVLLPGVPEELVGILEGGVISYLKERFSGQRLMVALIRTAGLIESQIAPRVNRLVAHYQGVKVGYYPSVQGLDLLISGRDKKAVAACAGKLKELFGARVYADEDKNLEVVVGEILNSRRLTLSTAESCTGGLIGDLLTNVPGSSDYYLGGVVAYANATKMRVLGVKENTLKSYGAVSSQTVKEMVTGVCRVIGSDCGIAVSGIAGPGGGTKDKPVGLVYIGVAFKGKIKVERHIFSGNRRVIKERAAYTALDLLRRVLL, from the coding sequence ATGGCTGAAAGAACTTCTGGGGCAGAGATAGTCGTTGTTGGTGACGAGGTTGTTGCGGGCAGGGTTGTGGACACAAACTCGGCGGTTATCGCCCGGCAACTGGCGAAGATTGGTATTGAAACCCAAAAGGTGGTGCGGGTAAGAGATGACGAGGAGGCGATTAAGAAGGCGGTTGCTGGCGCACTGGTCTGTTCCCGGTTGATTTTTGTCTGCGGCGGACTCGGTCCGACACCGGATGATAAAACTTTGCCCGCAGTTGCGGAACTGATTGAGCGGCGACTTACAGTTCATCAAGAGAGTCTAGAAAGGATTGACCGATTTCTGAGCCGAAGGGGTATAAAGACTCCAGAACTGGCAAAGCGGCAGGCGTTCATTATTGAGGGGGCAACGGTTTTTGAGAATCCGGCGGGTATGGTGCCGGGAATGGTGGTTGAGCATCAGAATAGTACTCTTGTCCTTTTGCCCGGTGTGCCTGAGGAACTTGTTGGTATCCTTGAAGGTGGCGTTATTTCTTATCTGAAGGAGCGGTTTTCCGGGCAACGGTTGATGGTCGCGCTTATTCGGACCGCGGGTTTGATTGAGTCGCAAATCGCGCCCCGGGTCAATCGGCTTGTTGCACATTATCAGGGTGTGAAGGTTGGTTATTATCCTTCGGTTCAGGGGCTGGACCTCTTGATTTCGGGTAGGGATAAAAAGGCGGTGGCAGCGTGCGCCGGTAAGTTGAAGGAACTTTTTGGGGCGCGGGTGTATGCTGATGAGGATAAGAACCTGGAAGTTGTGGTGGGCGAGATTTTGAACTCAAGGCGGTTGACTTTAAGCACCGCTGAGTCCTGCACCGGTGGTTTGATTGGCGATTTGTTGACCAATGTGCCGGGCAGTTCAGACTATTATCTGGGCGGTGTAGTTGCCTATGCCAACGCAACAAAGATGCGGGTGTTGGGCGTTAAGGAAAACACTTTGAAAAGTTATGGCGCGGTGAGTTCTCAAACTGTGAAGGAGATGGTAACCGGGGTTTGCCGGGTTATCGGTAGCGACTGCGGGATTGCGGTTTCAGGAATTGCCGGTCCGGGTGGTGGGACAAAAGATAAACCGGTTGGTCTGGTTTATATTGGGGTGGCGTTTAAGGGCAAAATCAAGGTAGAAAGGCACATCTTCTCGGGAAACAGAAGGGTTATTAAAGAGCGTGCAGCATACACCGCGCTTGACCTTTTGCGCCGTGTGCTATTGTAA
- the secD gene encoding protein translocase subunit SecD, which yields MVLVIAGVILWPSFQLYVLFPKQEKALKARLSKAATFEDSQAVRMEINEFNQRKGALYEKRIVHLGLDLVGGMHVVLDVDRSQLSEEDARRAPDLALEVIRNRIDQFGVFEPTIQKTDRGRILVQLPGVDRERALNIIKQPAHLTFHLVEEKAKVYDALKTVDERLQAKAGVKPTVDSTVTQPLDSTEKEAAPGTLLSFLRSEGDELDLLIYAKDTAAFRTLLEQGREFWPQGYEFAFGPVETVDNDRVVRIYLLKSEPELIGTRLRRAEPAIYQGAELERANTWVVNFELDREGAAKFATVTGRNVGRRLAIVLDGVVRSAPRIQERIPNGRGQITMYDRRGDKAKDLSIVLNSGALPAPVVVVEERSIGASLGADAIRRGLIAAAVGALVVVLFMLLYYGIGGLLADFALVVNIFLLLAVLAALRATLTLPGLAGIALTIGMAVDANVLVFERIREELRAGKTPMAAVDTGYDRALVTIIDANATTIITALALYFIGSGPVRGFAITLGVGLVINVLTAVFLTRFIFDWFLAQFEVKTLRI from the coding sequence GTGGTATTAGTTATCGCCGGAGTGATTCTCTGGCCCAGTTTTCAACTTTATGTACTGTTTCCGAAGCAGGAGAAGGCGTTAAAAGCGCGGTTAAGCAAGGCAGCGACATTTGAGGACAGTCAGGCGGTGCGAATGGAAATCAACGAGTTCAATCAGCGGAAAGGCGCGCTTTATGAGAAACGGATTGTCCATCTCGGACTGGACCTGGTGGGTGGTATGCATGTGGTTCTTGATGTTGACCGTTCCCAGCTTTCCGAAGAGGATGCAAGACGAGCCCCGGATTTGGCGCTGGAGGTTATCCGAAACCGAATCGACCAGTTCGGGGTGTTTGAGCCGACAATTCAAAAGACTGACCGGGGAAGAATTCTTGTGCAACTGCCCGGGGTTGACCGGGAGCGCGCGCTCAACATCATAAAACAACCGGCACACCTGACATTTCACCTGGTTGAAGAGAAGGCAAAGGTTTACGATGCTTTGAAGACGGTGGATGAACGCCTTCAGGCAAAAGCCGGGGTAAAACCGACAGTGGATTCTACCGTTACTCAGCCTTTGGACTCAACCGAAAAAGAGGCGGCGCCGGGAACGCTTTTGAGTTTTCTGCGCAGCGAGGGTGATGAACTGGACCTTTTGATTTACGCCAAGGACACCGCGGCGTTCAGAACGCTGCTTGAACAGGGAAGGGAGTTCTGGCCCCAGGGCTACGAGTTTGCTTTCGGTCCTGTGGAGACGGTGGACAATGACCGGGTGGTGCGCATCTATCTTTTGAAGAGTGAACCGGAACTTATCGGAACGAGGTTGCGCCGGGCTGAACCGGCAATTTATCAGGGCGCAGAACTGGAACGGGCGAACACCTGGGTGGTGAACTTTGAACTCGACCGCGAAGGCGCGGCAAAGTTTGCAACAGTTACTGGCAGAAATGTGGGCAGAAGGCTGGCAATCGTACTGGATGGCGTGGTTCGCTCCGCCCCGCGGATTCAAGAGCGGATTCCCAACGGTCGGGGTCAGATAACAATGTACGACCGCCGGGGTGATAAGGCAAAAGACCTTTCAATTGTCTTGAACTCTGGTGCCCTGCCCGCACCGGTGGTGGTTGTAGAAGAGCGCTCAATCGGCGCTTCCCTGGGCGCAGATGCGATTCGGCGAGGTTTGATTGCCGCCGCGGTTGGTGCGCTGGTGGTGGTGCTTTTTATGCTCCTGTACTACGGTATTGGTGGATTGTTAGCGGACTTCGCCCTTGTTGTGAACATCTTTCTCCTTCTTGCGGTTCTTGCCGCACTGCGCGCGACTCTTACTTTACCCGGGCTTGCTGGTATCGCTTTGACAATCGGGATGGCGGTTGATGCCAATGTCCTGGTTTTTGAACGTATCCGGGAGGAGTTGCGGGCAGGAAAGACGCCGATGGCAGCGGTTGATACCGGTTATGACCGGGCGCTGGTGACAATCATTGACGCCAACGCCACGACGATTATCACCGCGCTGGCGCTGTACTTTATCGGCTCGGGCCCGGTGCGGGGGTTTGCCATCACGCTCGGGGTCGGGTTGGTGATTAACGTGCTGACCGCGGTTTTCCTGACGAGGTTCATCTTTGACTGGTTCCTTGCGCAGTTTGAAGTCAAAACACTGAGGATATAA
- the secF gene encoding protein translocase subunit SecF: MKLFGDTNIQFVPKRRLFFLISACLVAISILLIVFKGFRYGVDFTGGGLVQVRFSAPVKIDAVRAALAAMGEAGASIQQTETGDFLIRVKPSAKSGDESGFSSRLRQQFAVSFPNIPFEVLRDEAVGPRISKELQSKVLIAVLIGLIGILIYVSFRFDFRFGTAAVLALIHDTLITLGFCALFNREITTTLIAAILTVIGYSVNDSIVVSDRIREAIKKIRKESFPEVVNRAINDTLSRTIVTGLTTLFVTIALLVLASAEIRDFAFALTVGIVIGTYSSIFVVANLVVEWEQKFPTRRRR; the protein is encoded by the coding sequence ATGAAACTATTTGGCGATACGAACATTCAATTTGTGCCCAAACGCCGGCTCTTCTTTCTAATTTCGGCGTGCCTGGTGGCAATCAGTATTCTTTTGATTGTGTTTAAAGGGTTTCGGTACGGTGTCGACTTTACCGGTGGTGGGTTGGTGCAGGTACGGTTTTCCGCTCCGGTAAAGATTGATGCGGTTCGGGCGGCACTGGCGGCAATGGGTGAAGCCGGTGCTTCAATACAGCAGACCGAAACCGGCGACTTTCTTATCCGGGTGAAGCCCAGCGCCAAGTCCGGTGACGAAAGCGGGTTTTCATCGCGGTTGCGCCAGCAGTTTGCGGTCTCATTCCCCAATATCCCGTTTGAAGTTTTACGGGACGAGGCGGTTGGTCCGCGCATCTCTAAAGAGTTGCAGAGCAAGGTTTTGATTGCGGTTCTTATCGGACTCATTGGCATCCTCATCTATGTCAGTTTCCGGTTTGACTTCCGGTTCGGCACCGCTGCGGTACTGGCGCTCATTCACGACACATTGATCACCCTCGGGTTTTGCGCCCTTTTTAACCGGGAAATCACCACGACGCTTATTGCCGCAATCCTGACGGTAATCGGTTATTCAGTTAACGACTCGATTGTTGTTTCCGACCGGATTCGAGAGGCGATTAAAAAAATCCGCAAAGAGTCTTTCCCGGAGGTTGTCAATCGGGCGATAAACGATACGCTTTCGCGCACAATTGTCACGGGGCTTACCACCCTATTTGTGACGATTGCTTTACTCGTGCTTGCCTCAGCCGAAATCAGGGATTTCGCCTTTGCGCTCACGGTCGGCATTGTGATTGGTACCTACTCCTCAATCTTTGTGGTTGCGAATCTGGTGGTGGAGTGGGAGCAGAAGTTCCCGACCCGGCGCCGGCGGTAA
- the thpR gene encoding RNA 2',3'-cyclic phosphodiesterase codes for MNSNRTASGGKGEMVRAFVAVDTTPEVKAEVSHLLRQLKERTRFSVKWVKPEQMHITLVFLGEVGAEFIQGAKVELNSVASRCQGFGCRLEGLGAFPSPVRARVLWVGLKSGEQELKELQKEVSRALTRIGYVPEKRPFSPHLTLGRLREPADVNFINEMAFQSSPFFVSRMILFSSTLKPEGPIYSALDEFRLGNG; via the coding sequence ATGAACAGTAACCGGACAGCATCTGGGGGCAAAGGCGAGATGGTGCGCGCGTTTGTTGCGGTGGACACAACACCAGAGGTTAAGGCAGAGGTTTCCCATCTTTTGCGCCAATTAAAGGAACGAACCCGTTTTTCGGTTAAATGGGTCAAGCCGGAGCAGATGCACATCACCCTGGTATTTTTAGGTGAGGTCGGCGCGGAGTTTATTCAAGGGGCAAAGGTTGAGTTGAACTCGGTGGCGAGTAGATGCCAGGGGTTTGGGTGTCGGCTTGAAGGGTTGGGCGCATTTCCTTCACCGGTAAGGGCAAGGGTTTTGTGGGTCGGGCTGAAGAGCGGAGAACAGGAGTTAAAGGAACTACAGAAGGAGGTATCCCGGGCTCTTACCCGAATTGGCTATGTACCGGAGAAAAGACCGTTCAGCCCCCATTTGACACTGGGACGATTGCGGGAACCGGCAGATGTAAACTTTATAAATGAGATGGCGTTTCAAAGTTCGCCTTTTTTTGTCTCGCGGATGATTCTATTCAGTTCCACGCTGAAGCCTGAAGGACCAATCTATTCGGCCCTTGATGAGTTTCGGTTGGGCAACGGATAG
- a CDS encoding flavodoxin family protein has translation MVKATGFNCSPRPKGNTFLALNIVLEELRAAGIETELVSVGGLNLHGCRACNKCAEIRDRRCHGWDDDMNHLIDKMFASDIIIIGSPVYFSSMTAEAKALIDRAGYVAGRNNNPLRHKIGAAVVAVRRGGGNVVFAEINYFFLIKEMFVPGSTYWNFGFGMKPGEILNDEEGIKNFKNLGQNIAFLAQKLWHDKKV, from the coding sequence ATGGTTAAAGCAACCGGGTTTAACTGCAGTCCCAGACCAAAGGGCAACACCTTTCTGGCGTTGAACATCGTCCTTGAAGAACTGCGTGCCGCGGGCATTGAAACCGAACTGGTGTCGGTGGGTGGTTTGAACCTGCACGGCTGCCGGGCGTGTAATAAGTGCGCCGAAATCCGGGACCGCCGTTGTCACGGCTGGGATGACGATATGAACCATTTGATTGATAAGATGTTTGCCTCAGATATCATCATAATCGGTTCGCCGGTTTACTTCAGTTCAATGACCGCTGAGGCAAAAGCGCTGATTGACCGTGCCGGCTATGTGGCGGGCAGAAACAACAACCCTTTACGGCACAAGATTGGTGCTGCGGTTGTGGCGGTGCGCCGCGGTGGCGGCAATGTCGTATTTGCCGAAATCAACTACTTCTTTCTTATCAAAGAGATGTTTGTTCCGGGCTCAACCTACTGGAACTTTGGGTTCGGAATGAAACCGGGCGAGATTCTCAACGACGAGGAAGGGATAAAAAACTTCAAAAACCTTGGTCAGAACATCGCCTTCCTCGCCCAAAAACTCTGGCACGATAAGAAAGTTTAA
- a CDS encoding phosphatidylglycerophosphatase A, with the protein MGAEVPDPAPAVSQPRSRIKLFFQAAVASGFFTGYFPFAPATVTSLFTLVPAYFLSRQPFLAAGVIVVVFFLGVYLADELEKVWGKDPARVTIDEIVGTFITFLFNPVSFAGLAVGFVLWRGFDILKLPFINRVQDVRGGWGVMLDDVLAGICANLILRLLILIFPVLHP; encoded by the coding sequence GTGGGAGCAGAAGTTCCCGACCCGGCGCCGGCGGTAAGCCAGCCGCGGTCCAGGATAAAACTCTTTTTCCAGGCGGCAGTTGCCAGCGGTTTTTTTACCGGGTACTTCCCTTTTGCCCCGGCGACGGTAACGAGTCTCTTTACTTTAGTTCCGGCTTATTTCCTTTCGCGCCAGCCATTCCTGGCGGCAGGGGTGATTGTTGTTGTTTTCTTTCTGGGCGTCTATCTGGCTGATGAACTGGAAAAGGTGTGGGGTAAAGACCCGGCAAGGGTTACGATTGACGAAATTGTTGGCACCTTCATAACATTCCTTTTCAATCCGGTTTCATTTGCCGGGCTTGCGGTTGGTTTTGTCCTCTGGCGCGGGTTTGATATCTTGAAACTGCCTTTCATCAATCGGGTGCAGGATGTGCGGGGTGGCTGGGGTGTGATGCTGGACGATGTCCTTGCCGGCATCTGCGCCAATTTAATTTTAAGACTGCTTATCCTTATATTTCCTGTTCTTCACCCCTGA
- a CDS encoding tetratricopeptide repeat protein, with amino-acid sequence MWSDVKSIFNGIQEAVRKGIFDFDPEKIAKFLPLDVAYVQNFITMVLPAVIGQRPGLIVIWLVYSYLSSCRKKLTTKELTDEELEELKEEFRNFYETYTSVIQRWDGYITASGIKPLIEIIGNLNRERAETDKERFLAGLKPTYNVIIDNLDIKREKYDVIKKEIADGKNVLILGNSGSGKTVLMMRLAYDLMKEGWHCFIAQDSIDVQKALTFLRQKEFTNNSRVVFIDNAARYKDSVLSFINEIYQQSCDVKIVLVEQTPRWKKDVKENLAVYNFVVEEITLTDAEAVSYSNRYGRDKKFIPIARGVLPVLIFLQRGKEQSLEKAIDDFWNPLTEQEKKLMLPILIVSAYYLDYPREVFERIYADDISTIAELEKSNIISKDDTWISTWHPFISQAIIKRISLPKQTVLTHICQLRENIPSDKKYHNFLFSFGTEILVHEEDSKDESFIDEGIQFLDRVLQLDPQDAEAYNNRGVAYAKKGEYDLAIEDFNKALELNPKYVEAYYNRGNVYARKGEYDRAIEDYNRALKLNPNLAAAYVNRGNAYDAKGECDRAIDDYNRALKLNPKYVEAYYNRGNAYAAKGDYDRAIADFTRVIELNPNLIEAYNNRGNAYGKKGEYDKAIADFTRVIELNPQYAEVYYTRGAAYAIKCEYELAIADFNKVIELNPKDARVYNNRGNAYAIKGEYDKAIGDFTKAIELNPKDAEVYYTRGTAYAANGDYDRAIADYNKAIELNPKYAEVMANLGGVYHKVKGDKEKAEFWYKEALKNKELLPDKGARVQEWLKELLGQR; translated from the coding sequence ATGTGGTCTGATGTGAAATCAATTTTTAACGGGATTCAGGAGGCGGTACGCAAGGGAATTTTTGACTTTGACCCGGAGAAAATCGCCAAATTTTTACCTCTTGATGTTGCCTATGTGCAGAATTTCATTACGATGGTTTTACCCGCAGTTATTGGTCAAAGGCCGGGTTTAATCGTAATCTGGCTTGTCTACTCGTATCTCAGTAGTTGCCGAAAAAAACTCACTACTAAAGAATTAACTGATGAAGAATTAGAAGAATTAAAAGAAGAATTCAGAAATTTCTACGAAACCTACACCAGTGTCATACAGAGGTGGGATGGTTATATCACCGCATCGGGAATTAAACCTTTAATAGAAATAATCGGCAATTTAAACCGGGAAAGAGCCGAAACGGATAAAGAGAGGTTTCTTGCTGGCTTAAAGCCCACCTATAATGTAATTATTGATAACCTTGATATCAAAAGGGAGAAATACGATGTAATTAAAAAAGAAATAGCAGATGGAAAAAATGTTTTAATTCTTGGCAACAGCGGTTCAGGCAAGACAGTTCTTATGATGCGTCTGGCTTACGACTTAATGAAAGAAGGTTGGCACTGTTTTATTGCCCAGGATTCTATAGATGTTCAGAAGGCACTAACTTTCTTACGGCAGAAGGAGTTTACCAACAATTCCCGGGTGGTGTTTATTGATAATGCGGCAAGATATAAAGATTCGGTTTTATCATTTATAAATGAGATTTACCAGCAAAGTTGTGATGTAAAAATCGTTCTGGTTGAACAAACGCCCCGATGGAAAAAGGATGTTAAAGAGAATCTCGCAGTATATAATTTTGTTGTAGAGGAAATTACTTTGACCGACGCCGAGGCTGTGTCTTATAGCAATCGTTACGGCAGAGATAAAAAATTTATTCCCATAGCAAGAGGGGTGCTTCCAGTGCTGATTTTCCTGCAGAGAGGAAAAGAACAAAGTTTGGAAAAGGCGATTGACGATTTCTGGAATCCGCTTACCGAACAAGAGAAAAAACTTATGCTACCGATACTGATAGTTTCTGCTTATTATCTTGATTATCCCCGCGAGGTGTTTGAGAGAATTTATGCCGATGACATCAGCACAATCGCAGAATTAGAAAAATCTAATATCATATCAAAAGATGATACCTGGATTTCTACCTGGCATCCATTTATATCGCAGGCAATCATAAAAAGGATTTCTCTACCAAAACAGACTGTGTTAACGCACATTTGCCAACTCCGGGAGAATATTCCATCAGACAAAAAATATCACAATTTCTTATTCTCTTTTGGCACTGAAATTCTTGTTCACGAAGAGGACAGCAAAGACGAAAGTTTCATTGATGAAGGCATCCAATTCCTTGACAGGGTGCTTCAGCTCGACCCCCAAGATGCCGAGGCATATAACAACCGCGGGGTTGCTTATGCTAAGAAGGGTGAGTATGACCTGGCGATAGAGGACTTTAATAAGGCGCTTGAACTCAACCCGAAATATGTTGAGGCTTATTACAACCGCGGTAATGTTTATGCTAGGAAGGGTGAGTATGACCGGGCGATAGAGGACTATAATAGGGCGCTTAAACTCAACCCGAACCTTGCCGCGGCATATGTAAACCGCGGGAATGCTTATGATGCTAAAGGTGAGTGTGACCGGGCAATAGACGACTACAATAGGGCACTTAAACTCAACCCGAAATATGTTGAGGCATATTACAACCGCGGGAATGCTTATGCTGCTAAGGGTGATTATGACCGGGCGATTGCAGACTTTACGAGGGTGATAGAACTCAACCCGAACCTTATTGAGGCTTATAACAACCGCGGGAATGCTTATGGCAAGAAGGGTGAGTATGACAAAGCGATTGCAGACTTTACGAGGGTGATAGAACTCAACCCCCAATATGCCGAGGTTTATTACACCCGCGGGGCTGCTTACGCTATAAAGTGTGAGTATGAGCTGGCTATCGCAGACTTTAACAAGGTGATAGAACTCAACCCAAAAGATGCTAGGGTTTATAACAACCGCGGGAATGCTTATGCTATTAAGGGTGAGTATGACAAAGCGATTGGAGACTTTACAAAGGCGATAGAACTCAACCCAAAAGATGCCGAGGTTTATTACACCCGCGGGACTGCTTATGCTGCTAATGGTGATTATGACCGGGCGATTGCAGACTATAATAAGGCGATAGAACTCAACCCGAAATATGCCGAGGTAATGGCGAATCTTGGGGGAGTTTATCATAAAGTAAAGGGTGATAAGGAAAAGGCGGAATTCTGGTATAAAGAGGCATTAAAGAACAAAGAGTTACTTCCCGACAAGGGCGCAAGGGTTCAAGAATGGCTGAAAGAACTTCTGGGGCAGAGATAG
- a CDS encoding glycosyltransferase family 2 protein has translation MFEPLAVVLFWVPLGVIFYHWVIFPALLWIWAKLFPRKYHFEKRDEPLRVSVVMAVYNEEAIIAEKMKNILAMEYPADYLEILIGSDNSTDRTDEIIRSFNDPRVRLIHYDEQSGKTVVQNRLLEIATGDVVLCTDADSLLTPEALKLMVEKFLDPRVGVVNPKYRRVNEDGSPAESFYDLWESKVKELEGKIGAMVGCNAYANMVRRSLATPIPDDTILDDFILGIRPFRFGYDVVCEPRALVVTRAESETVEYRRKSRISSGNLQALLRCYDLLSPKYGRKAWVYFSHKVIRMMVPFLLLAMLIGAGLHFRYPFFAVLFGLQLLAYATIPLLFVVPRRWRKLLIIQYYLYLNIGLVIGYWRYLFRRERFWKKTPRTAPPPELS, from the coding sequence ATGTTTGAGCCATTGGCGGTTGTCCTTTTCTGGGTCCCATTAGGGGTTATTTTTTATCACTGGGTGATTTTTCCGGCGCTACTCTGGATATGGGCAAAACTCTTTCCAAGAAAGTATCATTTTGAAAAACGGGATGAGCCGCTGCGGGTGAGCGTGGTGATGGCGGTTTACAACGAAGAGGCGATAATCGCGGAAAAGATGAAAAATATCCTGGCGATGGAATATCCGGCTGATTATCTCGAAATCCTTATCGGGTCGGACAACTCCACCGACCGCACCGACGAAATCATCCGCTCGTTCAACGACCCGCGGGTGCGCTTGATTCATTATGACGAGCAGTCCGGGAAGACGGTGGTGCAGAATCGGCTCTTGGAGATTGCCACAGGCGATGTTGTGCTCTGCACCGATGCCGACTCCCTGCTCACGCCGGAGGCGCTTAAACTGATGGTGGAAAAATTTCTTGACCCGAGAGTGGGTGTGGTCAATCCGAAGTATCGACGCGTCAATGAAGATGGTAGTCCGGCAGAAAGTTTTTACGACCTCTGGGAGAGTAAGGTAAAAGAACTGGAAGGCAAGATTGGAGCGATGGTTGGCTGTAACGCCTATGCCAATATGGTGCGCAGGTCCCTGGCAACCCCGATTCCGGACGACACCATCCTTGACGACTTTATCCTGGGAATCAGGCCTTTCCGGTTCGGATACGATGTGGTGTGTGAACCCCGGGCACTGGTTGTTACCCGGGCGGAGAGCGAAACAGTTGAATACCGGCGCAAATCAAGGATATCAAGCGGCAACCTCCAGGCGCTATTGCGCTGTTATGACCTGCTTTCCCCGAAGTACGGCCGGAAAGCCTGGGTTTACTTTTCCCATAAGGTCATAAGGATGATGGTGCCATTTCTGCTCCTCGCGATGCTAATCGGTGCGGGATTACATTTCAGATATCCATTTTTTGCGGTACTGTTTGGGCTGCAACTGCTTGCTTATGCCACGATTCCGCTTCTGTTTGTAGTTCCCCGACGGTGGCGCAAACTTCTGATAATACAATACTACCTTTATCTCAATATCGGTCTGGTTATCGGTTACTGGCGCTACCTGTTCCGGCGGGAGCGATTCTGGAAGAAGACGCCGCGCACCGCACCACCACCTGAATTAAGTTGA